The region TCTTCCATGTGAAGGTGTTATCACTGGGTTCTTTCACTATGGATAAACACTCCCCTTTGCCATCATATTTGATGACGAAAACCTCTGCTCCAAATTCGCAAGAGTCGTCAAGGAGGTACCCACTTTGTGTGTTTTGGAAGGAGTCAAGCGAAAGGAATTGGGGAAAACCCCATTTGGTCTTCATGGCACGAAAGCATCTCGTTTTACCTTCAACATCTATATTAGATAAAAGTTTAGGCAACTAAACTCCAATATCacagataaagaaaaagaaaaaaatccagTGAAACTATGAAAATTAACAACAACCTTGGACAGTTAGATACTTGTCTTGAATATGATTGAAGGCAAATAATTTGAACTGCACATACACCTCCCAACCAGGAGGAAGACTATTTGTATCCCTTATAACTAGGTAGAGTGATATGTGACCATTTCCATTTCTCTCCTCATCTCCATTTGGATAAAGGCTCAATCCCCTGGAACCCATTAAAGAAAGCCTTCAATTTCTATGAGATACTACTTACTTACCGaagttaaataataaatactagATTATGTATGAAAAATATTAGACACACCACTTATAGCCACCGGAATCAAAATCATTTGACTCCCATTTTTCAACGTCAAATTCGGAGAGCAATGAGAAAGACTTTATTTTGAAGATGTAGTGAGCTGGCCGAACATGTCTCATGGATCTTGAAACTTCTGTGAGAGATGCAATCAAAGCAATTCTAACACAAAATTGCAGCTtattaaatatgtattattatttttgttgttgttgttgttcttatTATGTGTGAAATGGCTCTAATAAAGATGATTCATAATCACATACATACCTAATACACCATCAATGTCAGAAATCTTTTGCGTACTCATCTCTGACACTTGCTTACTACAGTAGCTGGAgcaaatattaaattagttcGTAGCTATATAATCAGGGTTTGAGTGTGTGTGtcatcaaaagaaagaagaattgatGGCAGCTTATGCATTACTAAACTAGGGAACTGACGGagacaaaatttttagaaaattacaggAAATATCAAACATTCAAGACAATGGAAAAGCATAAATTGcgttttgtaattttcaaagaCTTCGAGAGAATTTTTAATCATTCTGCTCTTCCCAAAGACACAAACAAACCAACAAACGTGACCCTGTGAAAAACAGATCAAATTCTCTGATACACCATGGCCAGCTTGCCTTAACCAAGTCTTGATCATCGTTATCACCGATATGTGTAAAATCAAGACCCCCAAAGAAACAAGGACAGGGCCGGCTCAAGGGGCCGTGAGGCCCTAGGCCAAAAGGTAATTTAAGgactcttaaaaaataataaaaattattaaaaatttatttttttttaaataattaaatttttatattctaatttttgtGACAATAGTTAAACAAGAAATACACTATCAATTGTCACGAGCCATTGTGGCTGGTGGTTTCCGGCGATGAGGGAACCACTAGACTCAACACCAACAACCAACATATTCAAAAACCAGTAAGATCCAACATATCTCCGTAAATTTGGCTTTTAAGTTTTCTATCAAAATGGAAAGTGCACTACTAATCACCATAGACCATTGCGAACAGTGGTATCCAGTGATCAAAGGCAACCCACTAACACTCTTACCCCCAACGACCAACATATACAAAAACCAGCGAGATCCGACAGACAACGGATTGAGCGACGGTGGCTGGATTGACTGTGAATTGAGCAGCGAAGGAAGAGAAGGATGGTGAATCGAGTGGCGGAGGAAGGGAGGGACAGTGGATCGAGCGACTGTGAGGGGGAATGGCAACATGAGTGCAAGGTTGCGAGCGGGTGCAGCGGTGGGGGGGACAACAACGCAAACGAGAGCAGCGATGAGGCCCTGAGGGGCGACAACGGTGTGAGTTGCCCTAGCGatagggggagagagagagagagagaaaaagagttaAGAGAGAGGGTGAAaaaaagagtgagagagagtgaaaatGTGAAGGActgaattcaaaaaataatgaaaaaactaaaaaataaattaaaatttttcttaggGCCCCCCCTTTGTGGGGGCCCTAGGCCTTTGCCCTTGAGCTGACCCTGAACAAGTATTGACCTTACTTGTCACACCCCAAAATCGAAGGCCATGACCGACACTACCCCCTAAACTATAAACTCCAATAAGGGGCAACAAGCCTTACAAGAACataatttccaacatttgacATCTCAATGTAAATCACAAAACAattccattattctttaaatCGAAATTGAAATGCCCCATGGGCCAATATCCATCATATGCTTACAATATCctgaaattaataattcattaagTAAAGACTCAAACTTCCCCATGCCCGAGTTCCCATGAGATGAAGTCAATATGTTGTAACCGGAGAGCGTCAGTGGGTAGGTAGCAAAATCATCTACCACAACTCTTATCGTCACAATCGATGCCAaccttcaaaatttgaaatggggggggggggtaagcCTACCACTGACTTAGTGAGAAGTAAAGAGCATTATAATGGGGGAAAGTATAATCAATGCAACAAGATAATCATCATGCCATGTCATgctcaattttatttataacataatagGGAATGACAAATAAACATGCACAATTAAGAGTAAACAACTTAGAATCATAATTCATATATTCCAGTAACTCAAACGTGGATGGTGGTATTTCCCTCGGCAACAAAGGGAATAAAACATGGATGGCAGTATTTCCCCTGCCAATAAAGGGAGTAAAACATGGATGGTGGAACCCCTCACgccaacaataaatttaaacgtGGATGGTGGAATCTCTCACGCCAACAAATATACGTGGTGCACCAACGGCTAACTCACTGTGGTTAGCAACACAAGGTTCTAACTATTACTTTATTAACACACATAACGTGCTAtcatttaataataacaaatgcCAAATGTAATATATTCCATAATAGTATCAACATTCATAGCCCAAGATAACATGAATcatattatttctcaaataCACATAATAGGAAATGCAATTGTACATAATTGTCAATATGCGCAGAATGACAAGATGGATTCTACTTTcccaaatgcaattaaagaattGAAATCATGTAAAGCATATATagaatactaaataatatgaatgCAATAATTACCACTATAATACAATCTACCCAGTCACAATTATataaaagatttcaaattccCTCAAACGTCTCTTTGCTGGGGAGCGTTAAGGTCACCTAATAAGATTATCAAAtcacataaaaattattaaatacaagaTCAAAAATGTCTATCCaactaacaaaaaaagaaaaattaacagAATGGTTTTGGCCGAGCCAAGGGCTGCCCCACGAACCCGCTAGGCCCTACTAACTCAGCCAACCCAAAAACAGCCCAAACCAACCGGCAGCCACCGACGACCACCGCCGGCCGATATTTCGACGATCAGATTCTACCATTAGAAATGCCAAGCTAAGGAGGTTAATATACATGAAAATGGCCTAGATCTAACAGTTGAATTATTGTAGAtctcgtttttatttttttgccagAATAGAAAACACCTCcgaccaccaccaccaccggcCAAATATTCCGACtatcagagcctaccattagaatTGCCAAGTAAAGAGGgttaatatatccaaaaatgggCTGGGTCTAACGACTGGATCTTCCTAgatctaactttttatttttggctGAACTGAAGCAGTCACCGCCGCCCACGGTGGCCGGCTATTTCAGGCGATCGAAGACCGCCACC is a window of Diospyros lotus cultivar Yz01 chromosome 10, ASM1463336v1, whole genome shotgun sequence DNA encoding:
- the LOC127810906 gene encoding MATH domain and coiled-coil domain-containing protein At3g58270-like isoform X4, which produces MSTQKISDIDGVLEVSRSMRHVRPAHYIFKIKSFSLLSEFDVEKWESNDFDSGGYKWGLSLYPNGDEERNGNGHISLYLVIRDTNSLPPGWEVYVQFKLFAFNHIQDKYLTVQDVEGKTRCFRAMKTKWGFPQFLSLDSFQNTQSGYLLDDSCEFGAEVFVIKYDGKGECLSIVKEPSDNTFTWKIDKFSTITDINLRSEEFIVGGHKWQLLLYPRGPPKSNGENICLLLVAVDHAKLLPHRKLYVKFKLWVRAQVGHAHHEEEAFFLQLVSGSLHHLASGGSATSWN
- the LOC127810906 gene encoding MATH domain and coiled-coil domain-containing protein At3g58270-like isoform X2; the encoded protein is MSTQKISDIDGVLVSRSMRHVRPAHYIFKIKSFSLLSEFDVEKWESNDFDSGGYKWGLSLYPNGDEERNGNGHISLYLVIRDTNSLPPGWEVYVQFKLFAFNHIQDKYLTVQDVEGKTRCFRAMKTKWGFPQFLSLDSFQNTQSGYLLDDSCEFGAEVFVIKYDGKGECLSIVKEPSDNTFTWKIDKFSTITDINLRSEEFIVGGHKWQLLLYPRGPPKSNGENICLLLVAVDHAKLLPHRKLYVKFKLWVRAQVGHAHHEEEACFGFSTSSREWGFSDFMELSHLKDPSEGFLVKDTLVVEAEIMAMSVLRKFP
- the LOC127810906 gene encoding MATH domain and coiled-coil domain-containing protein At3g58270-like isoform X1, whose protein sequence is MSTQKISDIDGVLEVSRSMRHVRPAHYIFKIKSFSLLSEFDVEKWESNDFDSGGYKWGLSLYPNGDEERNGNGHISLYLVIRDTNSLPPGWEVYVQFKLFAFNHIQDKYLTVQDVEGKTRCFRAMKTKWGFPQFLSLDSFQNTQSGYLLDDSCEFGAEVFVIKYDGKGECLSIVKEPSDNTFTWKIDKFSTITDINLRSEEFIVGGHKWQLLLYPRGPPKSNGENICLLLVAVDHAKLLPHRKLYVKFKLWVRAQVGHAHHEEEACFGFSTSSREWGFSDFMELSHLKDPSEGFLVKDTLVVEAEIMAMSVLRKFP
- the LOC127810906 gene encoding MATH domain and coiled-coil domain-containing protein At3g58270-like isoform X3 — encoded protein: MRHVRPAHYIFKIKSFSLLSEFDVEKWESNDFDSGGYKWGLSLYPNGDEERNGNGHISLYLVIRDTNSLPPGWEVYVQFKLFAFNHIQDKYLTVQDVEGKTRCFRAMKTKWGFPQFLSLDSFQNTQSGYLLDDSCEFGAEVFVIKYDGKGECLSIVKEPSDNTFTWKIDKFSTITDINLRSEEFIVGGHKWQLLLYPRGPPKSNGENICLLLVAVDHAKLLPHRKLYVKFKLWVRAQVGHAHHEEEACFGFSTSSREWGFSDFMELSHLKDPSEGFLVKDTLVVEAEIMAMSVLRKFP